A part of Bacilli bacterium genomic DNA contains:
- a CDS encoding sugar ABC transporter permease yields MNKDSRINRRLSDSQFGVILILPALAVFLSVILYPFLKSITLSFTNLSLLSPKTSYVGFANFMELFHNPYLYEYIKNTIVFVAGTTLIPFVLGFIWAIVLNHGFKGSEFLKGITLVNWIIPSTAIGFLWIWIFQGNYGFVNYILKMLGVIKNDISWLGRVDTAMIAVIIAKSWQTLPWFMAYLIGGLNMVPKEQIEAARIDGANNLMVFRHVIWSNMRMIISFLLILGAIGNLQHFDILWVMTQGGPIRSTTTLSVAVYRTAFQEWNIGMAATIGVIWVVMISLFAVFYLRHILREDLK; encoded by the coding sequence ATGAATAAGGATAGCAGGATCAACCGCAGGCTGTCCGACAGTCAGTTCGGGGTCATATTAATCTTGCCGGCCCTGGCCGTGTTTCTTTCCGTCATCCTGTATCCGTTTTTAAAATCGATAACGCTTAGTTTTACCAATCTGAGTTTGCTAAGCCCTAAAACCTCATATGTCGGTTTTGCCAATTTTATGGAATTGTTTCATAACCCTTATTTATATGAGTATATCAAAAATACGATCGTCTTTGTCGCCGGGACGACGTTGATTCCTTTCGTGCTCGGATTTATTTGGGCCATTGTGTTGAATCACGGTTTTAAAGGTTCGGAATTTTTGAAAGGGATTACTTTGGTCAACTGGATTATCCCCAGCACCGCCATCGGTTTTTTGTGGATCTGGATTTTTCAGGGGAATTACGGTTTTGTCAATTACATTTTAAAAATGTTGGGCGTAATCAAGAATGATATTTCATGGCTGGGTAGGGTCGATACCGCGATGATTGCGGTTATCATTGCGAAATCGTGGCAAACATTGCCCTGGTTTATGGCTTATCTGATTGGCGGATTAAACATGGTGCCGAAGGAGCAAATTGAAGCGGCCCGCATCGATGGCGCCAACAACCTGATGGTTTTTCGGCATGTCATTTGGAGCAATATGAGAATGATCATCAGTTTCCTGCTTATTCTCGGCGCAATCGGCAACCTGCAGCACTTTGACATTTTATGGGTCATGACGCAAGGCGGACCGATCCGATCGACGACGACTTTATCGGTTGCCGTTTATCGCACCGCTTTTCAGGAATGGAATATCGGGATGGCGGCAACGATCGGCGTTATTTGGGTCGTAATGATTTCGTTATTCGCCGTTTTCTATTTGCGGCATATTTTGCGGGAAGATTTGAAATAA
- a CDS encoding carbohydrate ABC transporter permease: MFEKSKSYRIFFWISFILIGLFVLFPLYWMINTALKPITEVLTPDIWPKHPTLVNFMEVFQNKEILLYFKNSFIVSIVTSILSTFVAAYAAYSFSKYRYKGRISFMLLILVSKMFPYAVLLLSIYVMMQTLGMQDSYAALVVSYITFALPVAVWTLKTYFDEIPDALVEAAKIDGASNFGIIHKIIFPLAIPGLISTAIYSFVWSWNDILYSLTLITSAEKRTLASGLIMTYIGEGNDNWAGMMAASVVVSIPVAIIFIAVQRFFVQGLTAGAVKG; this comes from the coding sequence ATGTTTGAAAAATCAAAATCTTATCGGATCTTTTTTTGGATCTCGTTTATCCTGATCGGCCTGTTTGTGCTTTTCCCGCTGTACTGGATGATCAATACGGCATTAAAACCGATTACGGAGGTATTGACGCCTGATATATGGCCCAAGCATCCAACATTGGTCAACTTCATGGAAGTTTTTCAGAACAAGGAAATTTTGCTGTACTTTAAAAACAGTTTTATCGTATCGATCGTAACCAGCATTCTCTCCACTTTCGTGGCGGCCTATGCGGCGTACAGCTTTTCCAAGTATCGTTACAAAGGCAGAATTTCTTTTATGTTATTGATTCTTGTTTCCAAAATGTTCCCTTACGCCGTTCTTCTGCTCAGCATTTATGTGATGATGCAAACGCTCGGCATGCAGGACAGCTACGCGGCTTTGGTCGTCTCGTACATCACTTTTGCGCTGCCGGTTGCGGTGTGGACGCTGAAAACTTATTTCGACGAAATCCCGGATGCGCTTGTCGAAGCTGCGAAAATCGACGGGGCGTCAAACTTCGGAATCATTCATAAAATCATTTTTCCGCTCGCGATTCCCGGTTTGATTTCGACAGCCATCTACAGTTTCGTGTGGAGCTGGAACGATATTCTGTATTCTTTAACTTTGATCACTTCCGCGGAAAAAAGGACGCTCGCCTCCGGTTTGATCATGACCTACATCGGGGAAGGAAACGATAACTGGGCCGGAATGATGGCCGCTTCCGTTGTGGTTTCCATTCCGGTGGCGATTATTTTCATTGCCGTGCAAAGGTTCTTTGTCCAGGGCCTGACGGCCGGGGCGGTAAAAGGATGA
- a CDS encoding enoyl-CoA hydratase-related protein translates to MSQDALVLLKKFADGVAHLIFNHPPLNLMSADFNRQLDRVLDEIAIDAGIRAVVVTGAGEKAFCAGSDIKEFPGLVREGTHITKKLDPENQLLDKLSFLPQPTIAALNGVTLGGGGEVALCCDLRIMGESGRIGFPEIKLGLFPGSGGLVRLPRLVGDSRAKELMFFGELITAHKALAIGLVNEVVPDGKIVERAHERAAQLANLSAQAIQAIKLGVNQVRDMPHQQGIRFSLELSRRIFLTDNAKEGIQAFFEKRKPTFNA, encoded by the coding sequence ATGTCGCAGGATGCGCTGGTTTTATTGAAAAAGTTTGCGGATGGAGTTGCCCACCTGATTTTTAATCATCCGCCGCTCAATCTGATGTCGGCCGATTTCAACCGGCAATTGGACCGCGTGCTCGATGAAATCGCCATTGATGCCGGAATTCGGGCCGTTGTGGTTACGGGCGCGGGAGAGAAAGCGTTTTGCGCCGGCTCGGACATTAAGGAATTTCCCGGGCTTGTGCGGGAAGGAACGCATATTACCAAAAAACTGGATCCGGAAAACCAATTGCTGGACAAATTGAGCTTTTTGCCGCAACCGACCATTGCCGCCTTGAACGGCGTAACGCTCGGCGGAGGCGGGGAAGTTGCCTTATGTTGCGACTTGCGAATCATGGGCGAAAGCGGTCGCATCGGATTTCCGGAAATAAAATTGGGATTGTTCCCGGGTAGCGGCGGCTTGGTGCGTCTGCCCAGGCTTGTCGGAGACAGCAGGGCAAAAGAACTGATGTTCTTCGGGGAACTGATCACTGCGCACAAAGCTTTGGCGATCGGATTGGTGAACGAAGTGGTACCGGATGGGAAAATTGTGGAACGCGCCCATGAGCGTGCCGCGCAATTGGCAAACTTGTCCGCGCAGGCCATTCAGGCGATCAAATTGGGCGTGAACCAGGTGCGCGACATGCCGCACCAGCAAGGAATACGGTTCTCGCTCGAACTAAGCCGCCGGATATTCCTGACGGACAATGCCAAAGAAGGCATTCAGGCGTTTTTTGAAAAACGGAAGCCGACATTTAATGCGTAG